The following proteins are co-located in the Cryptococcus neoformans var. grubii H99 chromosome 1, complete sequence genome:
- a CDS encoding carnitine O-acetyltransferase codes for MPIRSSIFAQRALSQLKMPISTSKRTVTNKPLYASQSTIPHLPVPPLSSTLHKYLETLSPLLSQSDLSQSASVVKAFAESDQAKVLQQRLKNRAQEKDSWLSEWWNEAAYMSYRGRIIPNVSYFYLHKKGLGKGKSQENRAAELVRATVEFKKLVDSELLEPEKIKGQPLCMASYKYLFNSARQPNSPSDFAKAYGPDNYHIVVLRNNRYFKVDTYGRGAKELAEAFKKIKVIADREPGPNVGVLTADNRDVWTSARNQLFSLSPANKSTVETIDSAILLICLDAHPAPTTDDSRAWSYWAGGHDNGKDGMGFNRWFDKHEIIVDSEGESGFNGEHSMLDGTPTLRLNEFILASIDSQKIPLELDSSETSRYSTTEPEELKFELDDKLKQIVEQSKRGFEEEMEKQDLKMVTFREYGKNLIKTYRTSPDAWAQLIFQLAFYRLFQRLPATYESCQTRKFLLGRTEVIRSASNEGKAWVEAMINESFPEGDEGREKLFRKAVERHVQYAVWAADAQGVDRHLFGLKKLIAPGEPTPEIFSDPAFARSSHWELSTSNLGSRYLDGWGYGEVVEDGFGLSYSIEDDALRWGITKKKGPSGAGASAAELGQALESAAREVASMMERAKNAKTNA; via the exons ATGCCTATCAGATCGAGTATCTTTGCCCAGCGAGCCCTCTCACAGCTCAAAATGCCTATCTCTACCTCCAAACGAACAGTCACCAACAAGCCTCTCTACGCATCCCAGTCCACTATTCCTCACCTCCCTGTACCACCACTTTCATCTACTCTCCACAAATATCTTGAGaccctttctcctctcctttctcaatCCGACCTCTCTCAATCCGCTTCTGTGGTCAAGGCTTTTGCTGAGTCGGATCAGGCAAAAGTTCTCCAGCAACGGCTCAAAAACCGAGCTCAGGAGAAGGACTCTTGGTTGAGTGAGTGGTGGAATGAGGCGGCCTATATGAGCTACAGAGGTCGGATCATCCCCAACGTCAGCTACTTCTATCTTCATAAGAAAGGGCTGGGCAAGGGCAAGTCCCAAGAGAATAGAGCAGCCGAGCTCGTCAGGGCAACGGTAGAGTTCAAGAAGCTCGTTGATTCAGAACTTTTAGAACCCGAAAAGATTAAAGGCCAACCTCTCTGTATGGCATCTTACAAGTACCTGTTCAATTCTGCTCGACAACCCAATAGCCCTTCTGATTTTGCCAAAGCATACGGCCCTGACAACTATCATATTGTCGTCCTGAGAAATAACCGGTACTTCAAGGTTGATACCTATGGACGAGGTGCGAAGGAGCTAGCCGAAGCTTTCAAGAAAATAAAGGTTATTGCCGACAGGGAGCCGGGTCCGAATGTAGGTGTTTTAACCGCCGACAATCGTGATGTGTGGACCTCTGCTAGGAATCAGCTTTTCTCACTTTCCCCTGCCAATAAATCCACGGTCGAGACAATTGACTCTGCAATCCTCTTGATCTGCCTCGACGCGCACCCTGCTCCAACTACAGACGATTCTCGTGCTTGGTCATACTGGGCTGGCGGTCATGAtaatggaaaggatggcATGGGTTTCAACAGGTGGTTTGACAAGCATGAAATTATCGTCGATAGCGAGGGGGAAAGCGGTTTCAACGGTGAAC ACTCGATGCTTGACGGGACACCCACTCTTCGTCTCAATGAATTTATCCTCGCTTCCATTGATTCGCAAAAGATCCCACTTGAACTCGACTCTTCCGAAACGAGCCGCTATTCTACGACGGAGCCAGAGGAGCTCAAGTTTGAGTTGGATGACAAGCTTAAACAGATCGTTGAGCAATCAAAGAGAGGTttcgaggaggagatggaaaagcAGGATCTGAAG ATGGTCACATTCAGGGAATACGGGAAAAATCTCATAAAGACCTATCGTACTTCTCCTGACGCTTGGGCACAACTCATATTCCAGCTCGCATTTTACCGCCTTTTCCAGCGTCTGCCTGCTACCTACGAATCTTGTCAGACAAGAAAGTTCCTTTTAGGTCGAACTGAAGTCATTCGATCTGCATCAAACGAAGGCAAAGCGTGGGTTGAGGCCATGATCAACGAAAGCTTCcctgaaggagatgagggcaGGGAAAAGTTGTTTAGGAAGGCTGTTGAGAGACATGTCCAGTATGCTGTCTGGGCAGCGGACGCCCAAGGCGTCGACCGTCATCTCTTtggcttgaagaagctcaTCGCCCCTGGCGAACCGACACCCGAAATCTTTTCCGATCCTGCTTTTGCCCGTTCCTCCCATTGGGAGTTGTCCACCTCTAATCTCGGCTCACGTTACCTTGACGGGTGGGGCTATGGTGAAGTCGTAGAAGATGGTTTTGGGTTGAGTTACAGCATTGAAGATGACGCGTTGAGGTGGGGTATtaccaagaagaaggggccGAGCGGTGCTGGTGCGAGTGCCGCCGAATTGGGTCAGGCTCTGGAGTCTGCAGCGAGGGAAGTGGCGTCAATGATGGAAAGGGCGAAGAATGCGAAAACCAATGCCTAG